In Penaeus vannamei isolate JL-2024 chromosome 14, ASM4276789v1, whole genome shotgun sequence, one DNA window encodes the following:
- the LOC113804917 gene encoding transient receptor potential cation channel subfamily M member-like 2 has protein sequence MVPKLVEFLLFLLLMVLGYGIASKVLVSDTCKNREKMTWTMRTLMDLFIEVFLDPYWQMFGNINPHMFANTNLTTCDDQRRQWRWLSSCAPCGDGVEATVHTTSLYSVFGQLMLAVYLLMSNLLLLNLIIAIFTTVYERVREQSIEHWNYEMYRLAREYQYKPALPPPLAVFVYLWRSVGAFARRRKSEQDEAASACEESDVWLNQFERQQLRSFKMMEEEEESLEATLCSLKKTIDTLASTISTKFGQDIRTSPPPPPPPPRPSEAFHDVDESCARMHWKKDDHKPFFNPGKTSSSTAAKNGGNDLTEKSYSTLKQLALEVNFLHSNLYYSQARLENGLKRHDLMLEEVMNNIRRIMVDMKERKKE, from the exons ATG GTCCCCAAACTCGTCGAATTCCTGCTATTTTTGCTGCTGATGGTCCTCGGGTACGGCATCGCCTCGAAGGTCCTGGTGAGCGACACGTGCAAGAACCGTGAGAAGATGACCTGGACGATGAGGACTCTAATGGACTTGTTCATCGAAGTCTTTCTGGATCCTTACTGGCAGATGTTTGGGAATATTAATCCCCACATGTTTGCAA ACACCAACCTGACGACCTGCGACGACCAGCGAAGGCAGTGGAGGTGGCTGTCCTCCTGTGCACCGTGTGGGGACGGCGTCGAGGCTACGGTGCACACGACGTCCCTGTATTCTGTGTTCGGTCAGCTGATGCTCGCGGTGTATCTACTGATGTCCAATCTCCTTCTCCTCaaccttatcattgctatttttac GACCGTCTACGAGCGCGTGCGGGAACAGAGCATCGAGCACTGGAACTACGAGATGTACCGGTTGGCTCGCGAGTACCAGTACAAGccggcccttcctcctcctctggctgTCTTCGTCTACCTCTGGAGGAGCGTCGGTGCCTTCGCTCGTAGGAGGAAGAGTGAGCAGGACGAAG CAGCGTCGGCCTGTGAGGAGTCGGATGTTTGGCTGAACCAGTTCGAGCGCCAGCAACTCCGATCGTtcaagatgatggaggaggaagaggagtctCTGGAAGCCACTCTGTGCAGTCTTAAGAAAAC GATAGACACATTGGCAAGCACGATATCCACAAAGTTCGGACAGGATATCCGaacaagtcctcctcctcctcctcctccacctcgtccttcaGAAGCGTTTCATGACGTCGACGAGAGCTGCGCCAGAATGCACTGGAAGAAAGACGACCACAAACCCTTCTTTAACCCAGGAAAAACGTCCTCCTCTACAGCAGCTAAAAACGGCGGCAACGACCTGACGGAGAAATCGTACTCGACCTTGAAACAGCTCGCCCTCGAGGTTAACTTTCTGCACTCGAATCTGTATTACTCGCAAGCCAGGCTGGAGAACGGACTCAAACGCCACGACCTCATGCTCGAAGAAGTGATGAACAACATACGGCGAATCATGGTGgatatgaaggagaggaagaaagagtga